Sequence from the Castanea sativa cultivar Marrone di Chiusa Pesio chromosome 12, ASM4071231v1 genome:
TTATACTAATCATCAGAACTGAAAGAGCCAATTTCTTTTGTAGTCTCTAAACCATTGTCTAAAAGAATAATGCCGCATTAAGGTTGCATTATATGTCATCATGTCTGGTTATATTCGGTAGTTAttgttttttctcaaaaatgaatATAAACACAACTCTGAGTCAAATTTGCTAAAATGGCAGGTCAATGAGCCCCCAAGTGAATCAAGGGTATTAGTATTCTcagaaaatggaaaatataatggAAACAAACATATAACATCTCTGAGTTCAGCATCAACTATGCTATTAGTATCTATCATTGAGGAAAACTAGGTCTTATGATGCCAAAACCATGAAACaagtaaacaatgaaatttaatttctcaGGACAGATGATGGTGGCAACAGTAGAAGCGTAGATTTTATCACCTTTTATGCCTAGAAAATAGCACCCATAGCCAACATTCAGTGATATTAATGAGAATCAGCATGATCTACATTCAATATGTCCATGAATAGAAAATGAAACAGTAGCTATATCtgaacatttattttttaatgactcAGTCCAGAAACTTCTGATTATGCATAGGGTACTGCCCTGCTAAACCAAGATCCAATACATAAGTAAACATTTGTTACAACCAGATCAACTGCCAACATATTAAACACCAATCAAAAATCCTCATCTATGAAAACCTCAAGAAGAAAAGGAGGGAGGGGgggcaggggggggggggagaatgGGGGGATGAAGATACAGCAAAGCAAAATCTTTCTTTAAAGTGGTTATTTAAGAATTTATTTGATGCAGAACAGAAAATTGACTCTTTGTTTAATGAATTGACACTTGCAATAATCACATTGATTAATAAGTAACTAGGCACCTGAACCACATAAAATTTTATGACGTATTGTAGACTTCatagcagcagcaacaacaaaatGTTTACTATGTTAGAGCTTTTTCATTCCTTAGTTATAAATAGCAAAGATACAACTTACATTGGAGCTTTTTCATGCTTTAGTTGTTCATTGAGTAACTTATTGTCAGACTCACTATTATGTCTGATGGTGTTCAAAATAATATCTAAGCCTGTCTCAACTGCTGATATGCAAGACACTGCACACTTCCTCTTCAAAATCTCTTGCAGAGCATACTTTGTAAGATCATCGGCAATgcttttttcattcttcttaaTTGGAGCCATTTCCTGAGATGAAATAACTGAATCCTTCAAAAAATCCTTCTTATCTGGAACTGAAATAAGTGACCTATTCTGCAGCGTCAATTTCTTCAGATATGCATTTAGGCAATCATGCTCCGTTTCTAATAGCTCATCAAGCTCCATCTCAATAACTGCAGTCAGAAACTCTCTGAGATGTGCAACCCTCAAAGGTAAAGTATGGATAAGATGTTCTAATACATATCCACGCGCCTTAGCAAGAATAGCAGATGATAAATGTGCAAGACCCTTATATAACAAAGCAATCAAGTAGAATTTATTAGaagtaataattaattttaaaatcaaggtGCATACACAAAACACTATCCACAACCTGAGGGAAAGACGCATCAGAAGTCATTTCAGATAGAGCTGCATCAAGTTCCTCCACCGAGTCTTGGTAAGCATCTGAGCCACTCAAACGGCTGAACAcctagacattttttttttttttttggattgttaAGTACACCTAAACATTATttctagggaaaaaaaaacagtaattaTGCAAAGCCAGATAAAAACAAAGAACTGACTCATATCCTTGTATAAAAagcaaaaccaaatataaagtTCAATTGCAAAGATATAACAAATGTGAACACATTTGTTTGCGAAAAACAGCATTCGACCCCATGACCAACACAACAAACAAAATGTACCCTGAAAAACAGCAATCGATTAAGGTATCccattaacaaaacaaaaagggtttcaaaaatcaaaagggGCATGATATACAGATGAGACTTCTGAATAATAAATCAATTATCATCAACTGATTGAAATCTTTGCTGCAAACTTTCTTGGAGAAAGTCACAAGTAAAAGggtatccttttttttaatcttcaaaGGACTTGTGGAAAATCCATAGAACAGCACAAAtacaaatctaaataaaataaggaGTCAGTTAACATCTTGCCAAaagttaaattttgaaaaaatgagaCAACAATCATTATGTAGAACCATAGAAATTGGCtcaacaaaagaacaaaaacgaTGTGGATTACATTTTCCTACAAAATCAATATGTGCTAGGAACAAAATCATTTCAATACTTAAGAGAATCTTAACAATATCCCATGAACCCAATAATCCAATAACATAAACCCCAAAACCACGCaccattagagagagagagagagaggttactGACATTTTCAAAGAAGAGGCCCCAGTGGAAGACTTTCTTGATGTTTTGGGCATCCCAGTGAGCAATACGACCAGAAGACTGATACCCAGATGCTAGAATCAGTATATCTACAAACCCTTTTGTCAGTTTCACCATTTCCTCCAAGCTTATATCAGGGTGCACCCACCCCATCTTTCTCTTTGCCGACTGGGAAATCACTTTCACCGCGAAAGAAAACTCCCTTGGAAAGTAAAGCAAAGGAGTCGAGAAAGAGAATTTATTTTCAAGTAAAAGAGAGAATTCATAATAAACAGGAAATTCAtcagtttctttctttggtgGCCTTCCTGGTTTTCCCGCTCacgcaaaaaaataaataaataaaaataaaaattagaagttATAACTTTCAAAAAGTTTAGGGTGTTTGTTCCatgtgttttattattttaaaatatgtgtgaaaatataatattgcaggtgaaaaaagtgtataaaaatatgCGTAATactgtttaaaaattgaaaatatgagtTTAAACAAATCTAGCAAACAGGCTCCTAATCTCACAgcaaattttataacattttttaagatGGTGTGTCTAATGATAATATTTTACTTGATAGTTAAGAGAAAAATTGTTACTTATTTTTATCTTAACTAAAAGTCTCACGAATATCAATagtttcttcctcttcttctttttggctaaaattcaatttaatccCTTTATTCTTATTTCGATTGTCAAATTAGTCGACATTTagttttcatcatttttgtCTCTAACTTTAACAAAATGAATCAACTTACTCCTTCATTTaagatttgataataaataacattaaaCAGGAATAATAATACAATGTGAGAATTGAATCATGAGTGTCTCATCCTACCCCATCCTAGTTTTGGGCCAGAAAAAACCTAAGCAAAGCAAGTTAAGGTGAGGCATAATACAAGGTATTTTGTCATTCTTATTAGGTGGTTTTGTCACTAATGAGATAGATATAAGGGAGAGGTGGGGATaagaaagttttcaaaaaaagtgtttagaatatgataatataatacgtattttaaaattttaattataaacaggatatataaaaaaaaaaacacattaaactATGTgtaaataacattatatatatatatatatttagaatatgataatataatacgtattttaaaattttaattataaacaggatatataaaataaaataaaaacacattaaACTATGtgtaaataacattttatatatatatatatatatatatatatatacacactcgtGGCGAGGCCAAATGAGACGAGTCGGGACGCACAAATCTCGTCTCAACCTGTCTTCTCTTTATTAGGGCCAAAAAATAATGTGCTCAGTGGAGCAAGACGGAAAATTTTTACCATCTCTAaactctttaaaatttaaacaacacaacttCTAACATCATTTTccaacccaaaaagaaaaaaggtatcTGATTTTATTCTCCCAAATCACTTCTTCTCGTTCCTCGACCAAAACAATCCCCCTTCAATAGCCTTACGTGAAGCCACTAATCACTTATATATGGTCTTTGTTTACCTAGGAGATAAGTTAGGTGTTTGTAAAAAGACAAATAGCTTTAGATTTGGCTATAATTATAAGCCCTTGTACATACAATGAGAATGCccatgtttgaattttatttgaaaattatataaaaatgccCAAATTTTGTAGttccaaatttttaattttgttaattaaaatttcaaatttatgaaaaaaaatttcaatttaattttgttaattaaaatttcaaatgtatGAAAATTGTTTCAATTCAAAACTCCATATCTCTTATTTAGGACAATAATAAActtaagaaaaactaaaaatcaatgATTGAACTTTGAGTTTCACCTAAAACTTGCACATAAATCAATGACAAGAATTGAACcacttagagcattcacatccggtttgtaaaaaaaaaaaaaaaaaatcatttttcaatttcaaaagctACTTATCATTTatatcataccattttacaTCACACACAACatcccaaactttttttttattttgcaactttatttaaatattcttttttattcttttttttattatttctcttattcttcatcttcctctcttcctctaaGCAACCGGCAACCACAACATCACTACCATTGCCACTCATATCCTAGCAAATCACCGGCCACCGGccagcaaccaccaccacaaccacaataGTCCATGCCAACCACTAAAACCCACACACACAACCACCAACCTAGAAACCCACACAACAACTTGTCGATCTAGAAACCCACACTGATCTCCACCATCAAAAACCCACTAGAATGCACCAATGTAGAAACCTAAAAACCCAACTAATCTCCATCGTCAGAAACCCACAAGAACGCATCGATCTCCATCGCCTGAAACCCACAAGAACTCACCGATCTTCACAGCCAAAAACCCACGGCCCACCACACCGATCCACCACAATCCTCAGCCCCAAACCCACCAAGCAAACCTACCAAAATCAAATTAGCAATCCTTAGCCCCTTGACCACGATGATCTCGCCTAGAAAAGGTCATTAGCAGTGCCATCGGAGAGAAAGGGTCATTGGTAGTGAGAGGCATGGGGAGAGAACGGCTCAACGGAGAGAGGAGAGATGAGCTCTgtgactgtgagagagagaaagagaaatgacttaaatgagagagaaaataaaaggtgAAAAGggatttaaataatatattttagtcAGGGGCGGAGCCACGTAGTGGCTTAGGGGGGGCCGTGgcccctgcaaaaaaaaaaaaatccattagagtagctataaaaaataattgggcCCCCCAATATTTAACATCTGGCCCCCCCACCATATCCACAATATCTCCACTCTTCTCAGCAGTCAGCCCAGCTTTAGTTTTAGCCTGATGTActccaaataatacaaaaaactGCCCACAACCCACTTACCTTTAAATAGTACAAACactaacaacaaaaagaaaaaacccaccCTAGTACCCCACTTCTATCattttggtcaaaaaaaaaaaaaaaaacccgccCCACCGAATCCCATTCCCttgacttctttttctttttttcttttttttttaatacacttCTCATTCCTCTACCTACCAGAGTACCAGCCCTCAATACTCAGCATCAGTCCTCATCCTTAcagtcttgaaaaaaaaaaatcctgaccaattttttatttcttcttgcTTTCTAAAACAAATCACCCAACATATTTCATTGTCAAATTTAAGATTTGAAACTTGGTGATTGCATGgtgagttttcttctttttcttaagtATTAGACATTCATCCATTTTTAGTAtctttttttgattttctcAACTATCTACACCTAAATATTCACATgctctttatattttcatatatttttagaGAAATACATGATTGAAGACATGGGGAGATTGTTTGTGTTGAGTCTTGAAGGGAAGATCTAAAGTTGTAGGCAGAGGCAGTAGGCATTGCCACACAGCTCACACCCATCTTTGCACTTTGTGAAGACAAATTTTCtaagataaaattgttttgattcATTACTTATTTTTGATTAGTTAAATATCATGTGATGTGGCTGTCGGTGTTGTtaaattgtttggtttatggTGTGTAACAATActtgtgtgtttaatttttgtttttgtttgaggagttattataaattaaagtcgtattaaaaatgggttgactgtttaaattatagtgaaaattttgttttttcttgagTATAAATAACATCTATATAACtaagtaaaaatttctaattaaaattttattttttaaagttcttttgaggttaatttttgagtcatatTCTTAAAGCTAAAAGAATTATGAGCAAACGAAAAACAATTGAtgcattctttaagaaaaaagattgtagcaattcagaaattaggacaCCTGTGGCTGTAGAAATAAATGTTGATACTTCAATGCCTGGTGAACACCCCTCTAAATGTTCAAGAATTCAATCTAAAGAGCTAGATCGTGATCTAGGATCACGTAAACAAATATGTGAATTCCCTATCAACAAACAAGATGAAATTCGACGAGCTTATCTCAAAGAAGATCCATATCAACCTAAAAATATAGACTATCCATACAACGATGATACTCATTGTCATCGATTTCAACCTTCACGGTTTGAATCACATTCACATAGGGATTAGTTGGAATACTCATCTTCAATTGATGCGATATATTGTCTACCTTGCTACCTTTTTAGTAAGAAACCAATAGGTCATCACGGACCA
This genomic interval carries:
- the LOC142618436 gene encoding uncharacterized protein LOC142618436, whose product is MGWVHPDISLEEMVKLTKGFVDILILASGYQSSGRIAHWDAQNIKKVFHWGLFFENVFSRLSGSDAYQDSVEELDAALSEMTSDASFPQGLAHLSSAILAKARGYVLEHLIHTLPLRVAHLREFLTAVIEMELDELLETEHDCLNAYLKKLTLQNRSLISVPDKKDFLKDSVISSQEMAPIKKNEKSIADDLTKYALQEILKRKCAVSCISAVETGLDIILNTIRHNSESDNKLLNEQLKHEKAPMNVEPLLEFITWNHWKSRNLSYFLDKRTVRLVSGASLIFSAPKVQWIQVFQGLNISAKSSDNDSSETIELLLLGCIASRWNCLIEHFMHVSYYSLTISEQYHELCNLVFGRSQSLNSTDETMISKESSILEYLTGVLGGQLHQLWKLSPALAAAAIPSWSPFLRLYLSEIETQFKGKFSMTRCCNCSKDTVEHKDCELAERIWCLYIFHVLGPHLKHDASSA